In one Phyllostomus discolor isolate MPI-MPIP mPhyDis1 chromosome 8, mPhyDis1.pri.v3, whole genome shotgun sequence genomic region, the following are encoded:
- the SMCR8 gene encoding LOW QUALITY PROTEIN: guanine nucleotide exchange protein SMCR8 (The sequence of the model RefSeq protein was modified relative to this genomic sequence to represent the inferred CDS: inserted 2 bases in 1 codon) codes for MISAPDVVAFTKKDEYEEEPYNEPALPEEYSVPLFPFASQGANPWSKLSGAKFSRDFILISEFSEQVGPQPLLTIPNDTKVFGTFDLNYFSLRIMSVDYQASFVGHPPGSAYPKLNFVEDSKVVLGDSKEGAFAYVHHLTLYDLEARGFVRPFCMAYISADQHKIMQQFQELSAEFSKASEYLKTGNRKAFAVELEKKLKDLDYTRTVLHTETEIQKKANDKGFYSSQAIEKANELASVEKSIIEHQDLLKQIRSYPHRKLKGSDVCSGEMEHTQDQPDQAATTSNPDECADTDLYTCRPAYTPKLIKAKSTKCFDKKLKTLEELCDTEYFTKTLAQLSHIEHIFRGDLCYLLTSQIDRTLLKQQSITNFLFEDFVDVYDRVVDTQESIPSKPTQDRPPSRTLQECPVPQVLISVGSYKSSVESVLIKMEQELGDEDYKEVETTQLNSFDPQENLDYLDMDMKGSISSGESIEVLGTEKSTSVLFKSDSQANLMVPLSPQVIRSKAVSHRTISEDSIEVLSTCPSEALIPDEFKASYPSAINEEESYADDSEGAIHFRANSPAELGEPEEGSLENTSSQADSCCIGKESDSLLVPLSTPAHILSDEDGVVSIPPQRYRQKDQGFHVDFAVENASPSSRDNSSEGFPAYELDPSHLLASRDISKTSLDNCSDTTSYVSSVASTSLDRTPSTHLTGPSSERHKKRAGQNALKFIRQYPFAHPAIYSLLSGRTLVVLGRTRPXSQKLVTALSIFVPNYSRYAKPVKHWVSSPLHITDFQKWKLIGLQRVASPASASTLHVLSRYSRYTSILDLDNKTLRCPLYRGTLVPRLADHRTQIKRGSTYYLHVQSMLTQLCSKAFLYTFCHHLHLPAHNKEIEELVASRQASFLKLNLGLVNEDVKVVKYLAELLKLYYMQESPGISHPVLRFDYVPSFLHKI; via the exons ATGATCAGCGCCCCTGACGTGGTGGCCTTCACCAAAAAGGATGAGTACGAGGAGGAGCCTTACAATGAGCCGGCTCTGCCTGAAGAGTACTCAGTGCCGCTCTTCCCCTTCGCAAGCCAAGGAGCTAACCCATGGTCTAAACTGTCCGGAGCCAAGTTCTCTCGTGACTTCATCCTTATTTCCGAGTTCTCAGAGCAGGTGGGACCCCAACCCTTGCTGACCATCCCCAATGACACCAAAGTTTTCGGTACTTTTGATCTCAATTACTTTTCTTTGCGGATCATGTCTGTGGATTACCAGGCTTCCTTCGTGGGCCATCCCCCTGGTTCTGCCTATCCTAAGCTGAACTTTGTGGAGGATTCCAAAGTGGTACTGGGAGACTCCAAAGAGGGAGCCTTTGCTTATGTGCACCACCTTACCCTATACGATCTGGAGGCCCGTGGCTTTGTGAGGCCCTTTTGCATGGCTTATATCTCAGCAGACCAGCACAAAATCATGCAGCAGTTCCAGGAGCTTTCAGCTGAATTTTCCAAAGCTTCCGAGTACTTGAAGACAGGCAACAGGAAGGCCTTCGCTGTGGAActtgaaaaaaaactgaaagactTGGATTACACCAGGACCGTGCTGCACACTGAAACGGAGATCCAAAAGAAAGCCAATGACAAAGGCTTTTACTCATCTCAAGCAATCGAGAAAGCCAATGAATTGGCTAGTGTAGAGAAGTCTATCATCGAACATCAAGATCTGCTGAAGCAGATCCGATCATACCCTCACCGGAAGTTGAAGGGGTCTGATGTGTGTTCTGGGGAGATGGAGCATACTCAGGATCAGCCTGACCAGGCAGCCACTACATCTAACCCTGATGAGTGTGCTGACACAGACCTTTACACCTGCAGACCTGCTTATACCCCAAAACTCATCAAAGCAAAGTCCACCAAGTGCTTTGACAAGAAATTGAAGACCTTGGAAGAGCTCTGTGACACTGAATATTTCACCAAGACTCTGGCACAGCTCAGCCACATTGAGCACATCTTCAGAGGAGACCTGTGTTATCTCCTGACTAGCCAGATTGACAGAACACTACTAAAGCAACAGAGCATAACGAACTTCCTCTTTGAAGACTTTGTGGATGTCTATGACAGGGTGGTAGACACACAAGAAAGCATACCCTCTAAGCCCACTCAAGACAGGCCGCCTTCCAGAACTCTACAAGAATGCCCAGTTCCTCAAGTGTTAATTAGTGTTGGCTCTTACAAGTCTAGTGTGGAGTCTGTGCTGATCAAGATGGAGCAGGAACTTGGAGATGAGGACTACAAGGAAGTGGAGACGACACAGTTGAACAGTTTTGACCCCCAGGAAAACTTGGACTACCTGGATATGGATATGAAAGGCAGTATCAGCAGTGGTGAAAGCATTGAGGTTCTAGGCACAGAAAAGTCTACCTCTGTGCTGTTTAAGTCTGACAGCCAGGCTAACCTCATGGTGCCACTGAGCCCACAGGTGATCCGGAGCAAAGCAGTCAGCCACAGAACCATCAGTGAGGACAGCATTGAAGTCCTCAGCACCTGCCCCTCTGAGGCCCTCATCCCTGATGAGTTTAAGGCCAGCTACCCAAGTGCTATTAATGAAGAAGAATCATATGCAGATGATAGTGAGGGAGCCATCCACTTCCGGGCAAACAGCCCAGCCGAGCTGGGTGAGCCAGAGGAGGGCAGCTTAGAAAACACCTCATCACAAGCAGACTCCTGCTGCATTGGGAAGGAGAGTGATAGTCTGCTGGTGCCACTCTCTACTCCAGCCCACATACTCTCTGACGAGGATGGAGTAGTGAGCATCCCCCCACAGCGCTACAGGCAGAAGGACCAGGGGTTCCATGTGGACTTTGCAGTGGAAAATGCCAGCCCTTCTTCCCGAGACAACAGTTCTGAAGGCTTCCCTGCTTATGAGCTGGACCCAAGCCACCTGCTGGCTAGCCGGGACATCAGTAAGACCAGCCTGGACAACTGTTCAGACACCACCAGCTATGTGAGCAGTGTAGCCTCCACCAGCTTGGACAGGACTCCCTCTACTCATCTCACTGGCCCCTCTTCTGAGAGGCATAAAAAGAGGGCTGGCCAGAATGCCTTAAAATTCATCCGCCAGTACCCCTTTGCCCACCCAGCCATCTACTCCCTACTCAGTGGGAGGACGCTTGTGGTCCTGGGGAGGACGAGGCC TAGTCAGAAGCTTGTGACAGCATTGTCCATCTTCGTGCCCAACTACAGCCGCTATGCCAAACCTGTGAAGCACTGGGTCTCCTCCCCTTTGCACATTACGGATTTTCAGAAGTGGAAGCTAATTGGCCTGCAGAG AGTGGCATCCCCGGCCAGTGCCAGCACCCTCCATGTTCTGAGCCGCTACAGCCGCTACACGAGCATTCTGGACCTGGACAACAAAACCCTGCGCTGCCCCCTTTACAGAGGCACCCTTGTGCCCCGGCTGGCAGACCACCGCACTCAAATCAAGAGGGGCAGCACCTACTACCTGCATGTCCAGAGCATGCTCACCCAGCTCTGCTCCAAGGCCTTCCTCTACACCTTCTGCCATCACCTGCACCTGCCTGCCCACAACAAGGAGATAGAGGAGTTGGTTGCCAGCCGGCAGGCAAGCTTTTTGAAGCTGAATCTGGGTCTAGTGAATGAAGATGTCAAGGTGGTCAAGTACCTGGCTGAGCTGCTGAAACTGTACTATATGCAGGAGTCTCCTGGCATCAGCCATCCCGTGCTTAGGTTTGACTATGTCCCCAGTTTTTTGCACAAAATCTGA
- the TOP3A gene encoding DNA topoisomerase 3-alpha, protein MIFPVVRCVLRSVRGIRGRNLSASAMEVDFRGVRKVLCVAEKNDAAKGIADLLSNGRMRRREGLSKFNKIYEFDYHLYGQNVTMIMTSVSGHLLAHDFQMQFRKWQSCNPLVLFEAEIEKYCPENFVDIKKTLERETRQCQALVIWTDCDREGENIGFEIIHVCKAVKPTLQVLRARFSEITPRAIRVACENLTQPDQRVSDAVDVRQELDLRIGAAFTRFQTLRLQRIFPEVLAEQLISYGSCQFPTLGFVVERFKAIKAFVPEVFHKIKVTHDHRDGIVEFSWKRHRLFNHTACLVLYHLCMEDPTATVVEVSSKAKSKWRPQALDTVELEKLASRKLRINAKETMRIAEKLYTQGYISYPRTETNIFPKDLNLTALVEQQTPDPHWGSFARSILERGGPTPRNGNKSDQAHPPIHPTKYTGSLQGDEQRLYEFIVRHFLACCSQDAQGQETTVEIDIAQERFVAHGLVILARNYLDVYPYDRWSDKTLPVYERGSRFQPSTMQMVDGETSPPQLLTEADLIALMEKHGIGTDATHAEHIETIKARMYVGLTPDKRFLPGHLGMGLVEGYDAMGYEMSKPDLRAELEADLKLICEGKKKKCVVLRQQVQKYKQVFIEAVAKAKKLDEALSQYFGEGAEVAQQETIYPAVPEPVRKCPQCNKDMVLKTKKSGGFYLSCMGFPECRTVMWFPDSVLEASRDGSVCPVCRPHPVYRLKFKFKRGSLPPTMPLEFIGCIGGCDETLREILDLRFSRGAPRAGPPASQPSGYLQAGWSSNRTDSSQHNHPQPPGARQTRPLKALAQNQPPPVAAGESNSVVCNCGQEALLLTVRKEGPNQGRQFYKCQGGSCSFFLWANSSHPETGGPPSSSTRHPTISGNHPHGFASPGDDSGGGTSCLCSQATVTRTVQKDGPNKGRQFHTCAKPREQQCGFFQWVDENVAPGTLGAPPWPGGRGKTHGLESRSKRARTSSLDPGSMAKKLRKCSLCHQPGHTRPFCPQNR, encoded by the exons ATGATCTTCCCCGTCGTCCGCTGCGTACTCCGCAGTGTGCGTGGGATTAGAGGACGAAACTTGTCCGCCTCCGCCATGGAGGTGGACTTCCGAGGCGTGCGGAAAGTCCTCTGTGTGGCGGAGAAAAACGACGCGGCCAAGGGGATCGCTGACCTGCTGTCCAACGGTCGCATGAGGCGG AGGGAAGGACTTTCGAAATTCAACAAGATCTATGAATTTGATTATCATCTATATGGCCAG aatgttaCCATGATAATGACTTCGGTTTCTGGACATTTGCTGGCTCATGATTTCCAGATGCAGTTTCGCAAATG GCAGAGCTGCAATCCCCTTGTCCTCTTTGAagcagaaattgaaaaatattgcCCAGAGAACTTTGTAGACATCAAG AAAACTCTGGAACGAGAGACTCGGCAGTGTCAGGCCCTGGTGATCTGGACTGACTGTGACAGGGAAGGTGAAAATATCGGGTTTGAGATTATCCACGTATGCAAGGCTG TGAAACCCACTCTGCAGGTGTTGAGAGCCCGTTTCTCTGAGATCACCCCCCGAGCCATCAGGGTGGCCTGTGAGAACCTGACACAGCCTGACCAGAGGGTGAGCGATGCTGTGGACGTGAGGCAGGAGCTGGACCTCAGGATCG GAGCTGCCTTCACTAGGTTCCAGACACTGAGGCTTCAGAGGATCTTTCCTGAGGTATTGGCGGAGCAGCTGATCAGTTATGGCAGCTGCCAGTTCCCAACACTGGGGTTTGTGGTGGAGAGGTTCAAAGCCATTAAGGCTTTCGTGCCAGAAGTCTTCCACAAAATTAAAG TAACTCATGACCACAGAGATGGCATCGTCGAATTCAGCTGGAAAAGGCACCGTCTCTTTAACCACACGGCATGTCTTGTCCTCTATCATCTGTGCATGGAG GATCCCACAGCGACTGTGGTGGAGGTCAGTTCTAAGGCAAAGAGCAAGTGGAGACCTCAAGCTTTGGACACTGTG GAGCTCGAGAAGCTAGCTTCTCGAAAGTTGAGAATAAATGCTAAAGAAACGATGAGGATTGCCGAAAAGCTCTACACTCAAGG ATACATCAGCTATCCCAGAACTGAAACAAACATTTTCCCCAAAGACTTAAACCTGACAGCACTGGTGGAACAGCAGACCCCTGACCCACACTGGGGGTCCTTTGCCCGGAGCATTCTAGAGCGGGGCGGCCCCACCCCACGCAACGGGAACAAGTCTGACCAAGCTCACCCTCCCATCCATCCCACCAAGTACACCGGCAGCTTACAG GGAGATGAACAGCGACTGTACGAGTTCATCGTTCGCCATTTCCTAGCTTGCTGCTCCCAGGATGCTCAGGGGCAGGAGACTACTGTGGAGATTGACATCGCTCAGGAACGCTTTGTGGCCCATGGTCTTGTGATTCTGGCTCGAAACTATCTGGACGTGTACCCATATGACCGCTGGAGTGACAAG ACCCTCCCTGTCTATGAGAGAGGCTCCCGCTTTCAGCCCAGCACCATGCAGATGGTGGACGGGGAGACCAGCCCCCCTCAGCTGCTCACTGAGGCCGACCTCATTGCCCTCATGGAAAAGCACGGCATTG GCACTGATGCGACACACGCGGAGCACATTGAGACAATCAAAGCCCGGATGTACGTTGGGCTCACCCCAGACAAGCGGTTTCTCCCTGGGCACCTGGGCATGGGACTTGTGGAAG GTTATGATGCCATGGGCTATGAGATGTCCAAGCCTGACCTCCGGGCTGAGCTGGAGGCCGATTTAAAGCTGATCTgtgaggggaagaagaaaaagtgtgTGGTTCTAAGGCAGCAGGTCCAGAAATACAAGCAGGTTTTCATTGAAGCCGTGGCTAAAGCTAAGAA ATTGGATGAGGCCTTGTCCCAGTACtttggggaaggggcagaggtggcCCAGCAAGAAACCATCTACCCGGCTGTGCCAGAACCTGTCAGGAAGTGTCCTCAGTGCAACAAGGACATGGTCCTCAAAACCAAGAAAAGTGGCGG GTTCTACCTCAGCTGCATGGGTTTCCCGGAATGTCGAACTGTCATGTGGTTCCCTGACTCTGTGCTGGAGGCCAGCAGGGATGGGAGTGTGTGTCCAGTGTGTCGGCCACACCCTGTTTACAG GTTGAAGTTCAAGTTTAAACGTGGTAGTCTTCCTCCGACCATGCCTCTGGAATTCATAGGCTGCATCGGCGGATGTGATGAAACCCTGAGGGAGATCTTGGACCTAAGATTTTCACGGGGTGCCCCCAGAGCTGGcccaccagccagccagccctctggCTACCTGCAGGCTGGCTGGTCttcaaacagaacagacagcagccaacacaaccacccccagcctcctggtGCCAGGCAGACCAGGCCTTTGAAGGCTCTGGCCCAAAATCAACCTCCACCTGTTGCTGCTGGTGAAAGCAACTCCGTGGTCTGCAACTGTGGCCAGGAAGCCCTGCTGCTCACTGTTCGGAAAGAAGGTCCCAACCAGGGCCGGCAGTTCTATAAGTGCCAGGGCGGCAGCTGCAGTTTCTTCCTGTGGGCCAACAGCAGCCACCCCGAAACAGGAGGGCCTCCTTCCTCCTCAACAAGACACCCCACTATCTCAGGGAACCACCCACATGGGTTTGCTAGCCCTGGTGATGACTCTGGTGGTGGCACATCCTGCCTTTGTAGTCAGGCCACTGTCACACGGACTGTGCAAAAGGATGGGCCCAACAAGGGCCGCCAGTTCCACACATGTGCCAAGCCAAGAGAGCAGCAGTGTGGCTTCTTCCAGTGGGTAGACGAGAACGTGGCCCCAG GGACTTTGGGGGCTCCACCCTGGCCGGGAGGCAGAGGAAAAACCCATGGACTGGAATCCAGAAGCAAAAGAGCCCGGACCAGTTCCTTAGACCCCGGGTCCATGGCCAAGAAACTGCGGAAATGCAGTCTTTGCCACCAGCCTGGGCACACCCGTCCCTTCTGCCCTCAGAACAGATGA